Proteins encoded together in one Arvicanthis niloticus isolate mArvNil1 chromosome 7, mArvNil1.pat.X, whole genome shotgun sequence window:
- the Haus3 gene encoding HAUS augmin-like complex subunit 3 — protein sequence MSCGNEFVETLKKIGYPKADILNGEDFDWLFEAVEDESFLKWFCGNVNEQNVLSEKELEAFSDLQRSGKPILEGAALVEVLRTCKTFDLKTCKLDDEEIQKLEDEVQMLQKLKNSKIQRQNKYQLMASETSYKSLALNAKQEEATKKLKQKQGFLNTVNTKLSNELQVLTDRINNLIIFFRNSNLSERTNPMVFLSQLSLGKYISQEEQSTAALTLYTKKQFFQGIHEVVESSNEENFQLLDIQTPSICENEKIFGDRRLEMVRLQIACICAQRQIIYLKASNLSMKSSIKWAEDNLHRLTNEVIGKENLDAKLSSLNSEILKLEEQITHIKDESLPALVKENAQLLNMPVVKGDFDLQIAKQDYYTARQELVLNELMKQKASFELVQLSYEIELRKHWDTYRQLESLVQQLSQRNMVLCQHLAMLTGLPASEQLTSRTPINTKDHSTHRLYQLLEGDNKKKELFITHERLEEVAEKLKQDVSQIQDQLAVSTQEHFSFLSKLNNDVDMLCDALYHGGNQLLLCDQELIEHFHQVESQLNKLNRLLTDILADVKTKRRTLGTNKLLQVERELYVYFFKDEDYLKDVVENLENQLKIKASGLKD from the exons ATGAGTTGTGGAAATGAGTTTGTGGAAACACTGAAAAAGATTGGTTATCCCAAAGCTGATATTCTTAATGGAGAAGATTTTGACTGGCTGTTTGAGGCTGTTGAAGATGAGTCATTTTTGAAATGGTTTTGTGGGAACGTGAATGAACAAAACGTATTGTCTGAAAAAGAATTGGAAGCTTTCAGCGATCTTCAGCGATCAGGCAAGCCCATCCTAGAAGGAGCAGCATTGGTTGAAGTTCTTAGAACCTGTAAAACTTTTGATTTGAAAACATGTAAACTGGATGACGAAGAGATACAGAAATTAGAAGATGAGGTTCaaatgctgcagaaattaaaaaactcaaaaattCAGCGACAGAATAAATACCAGTTAATGGCTTCTGAAACTAGCTACAAGTCTCTGGCATTAAATGCTAAACAAGAGGAAGCCACTAAGAAGCTGAAACAAAAACAAGGGTTCCTAAATACTGTGAATACCAAGCTCAGTAATGAACTTCAGGTTCTTACTGATAGAATTAAtaatttgattatattctttAGAAATTCTAATTTAAGTGAAAGGACAAATCCAATGGTGTTTTTATCTCAGCTTTCCTTGGGAAAATATATAAGCCAAGAAGAGCAGAGCACAGCAGCCTTAACCTTATATACAAAAAAGCAATTCTTCCAAGGTATACATGAAGTAGTTGAAAGTTCAAATGAAGAGAATTTTCAACTTTTAGATATACAAACACCATCTATTTGTGAAAATGAAAAAATCTTTGGGGATCGACGACTGGAGATGGTTAGACTCCAGATAGCATGCATCTGTGCTCAACGGCAGATCATATACTTGAAAGCAAGTAATTTGAGCATGAAGTCAAGTATAAAATGGGCAGAAGACAATCTTCATAGACTAACCAATGAG GTTATTGGTAAAGAAAATTTGGATGCAAAACTTTCTAGCTTGAATAGTGAGATTCTAAAACTTGAAGAACAAATCACTCATATAAAAGACGAAAGTTTGCCTGCTTTGGTAAAAGAGAATGCCCAGCTATTGAACATGCCAGTTGTAAAGGGCGATTTTGATCTGCAGATTGCTAAACAAGATTATTATACAGCAAGGCAAGAGCTAGTGTTAAATGAGTTGATGAAGCAGAAAGCATCGTTTGAGCTTGTCCAGTTATCGTATGAGATTGAGTTGAGAAAACACTGGGATACATATCGGCAACTGGAGAGTTTGGTTCAGCAACTCAGTCAAAGAAACATGGTGCTCTGCCAGCACCTGGCAATGTTAACAGGACTACCAGCATCTGAGCAGTTAACCTCAAGGACTCCCATCAACACCAAAGATCATTCTACTCATAG gcTTTATCAACTTTTAGAAggagacaataaaaaaaaagaattgtttataACCCATGAACGCCTGGAAGAAGTAGCTGAAAAATTGAAACAAGATGTTTCTCAAATACAAGATCAGTTGGCAGTATCTACTCAAGAGCATTTTTCCTTTTTGTCCAAACTGAATAATGACGTGGACATGCTTTGTGATGCTTTGTATCATGGAGGGAATCAGCTATTGCTTTGTGATCAG GAGTTAATAGAGCACTTTCATCAAGTTGAATCTCAGTTGAATAAACTAAACCGTCTCCTTACTGATATTCTTGCTGATGTGAAGACGAAAAGAAGAACTTTGGGAA